A genome region from Deinococcus ruber includes the following:
- a CDS encoding long-chain fatty acid--CoA ligase, translating to MTLPLLSTMMDVQLTVPTILERLRTLYREREVVSLLPDGKDAAGAPIARVHRSTYGEVAHRALQLASALSSLGVQPGDRVATLAVNSHRHLEAYLGVPSMGAVLHTVNIRLHPDQTCWILNHAEDRVLLIESAFVGMIPTIRAGCPKLEHIIVLGEASAEHALDADILDYETLIAGFSDDFVYPDIDERQAAAMCYTSGTTGNPKGVLYSHRSTVLHSLASAPKDALNVGERDVVMAIVPMFHVNAWGLPYTCAMAGAAQVFCGMFSDGKAIARMLEQEKVTITAGVPTIWMGLLAELDRAQQAGQPYDLSSLETLVVGGSAAPESLIRAFQTRHHLTLRHAWGMTETHPIGTVSNMPPGVELTSDEGFALQAKQGRQVPLIELALLSDDGERLPHDGQTMGRLMIRGPWVTASYHGGVGQDNFVTLGGKLWFDTGDIATLDARGYMHIQDRSKDLIKSGGEWISSVDLENALMAHPAVAQAAVIAIDDPKWDERPLAVLVLRPGAERPSSSELHEFLVPKFAKWWLPDAYEVVESIPIGATGKFLKRELRDQFRGYTAAGTATR from the coding sequence ATGACATTGCCACTGCTCAGCACCATGATGGATGTTCAGCTGACCGTCCCGACCATTCTGGAACGCCTCCGCACGCTGTACCGCGAGCGCGAGGTCGTCAGCCTGCTGCCAGACGGCAAGGACGCCGCCGGAGCACCGATTGCACGGGTTCACCGCAGCACCTACGGCGAGGTGGCCCACCGCGCCCTGCAACTGGCCTCGGCCCTGAGCAGTCTGGGCGTGCAGCCGGGCGACCGCGTGGCGACGCTGGCGGTCAACAGCCACCGGCATCTGGAAGCGTATCTGGGCGTTCCTTCGATGGGCGCGGTGCTGCACACCGTCAATATCCGGCTGCACCCCGACCAGACCTGCTGGATTCTGAACCACGCCGAAGACCGGGTGCTGCTGATCGAGAGCGCGTTCGTCGGCATGATTCCCACCATCCGCGCCGGGTGCCCGAAGCTCGAACACATCATCGTGCTGGGCGAGGCGTCGGCGGAACACGCCCTCGACGCCGATATCCTCGACTACGAGACGCTGATCGCCGGATTCTCGGACGACTTCGTTTACCCCGACATCGACGAGCGACAGGCCGCCGCGATGTGTTACACCAGCGGCACGACCGGCAACCCCAAGGGCGTGCTGTACTCGCACCGCTCGACGGTGCTGCACAGTCTGGCAAGTGCTCCGAAAGACGCGCTGAACGTGGGCGAGCGCGACGTGGTGATGGCGATTGTGCCGATGTTCCATGTGAATGCCTGGGGGCTGCCCTACACCTGCGCGATGGCGGGCGCGGCGCAGGTCTTCTGCGGCATGTTCAGCGACGGCAAGGCGATAGCACGCATGCTGGAGCAGGAAAAAGTGACGATCACGGCGGGCGTGCCGACCATCTGGATGGGACTGCTGGCCGAACTCGACCGGGCGCAGCAGGCAGGCCAGCCCTACGACCTCTCCAGCCTGGAAACGCTGGTGGTGGGCGGCAGCGCCGCGCCGGAATCGCTGATCCGGGCCTTCCAGACGCGCCACCACCTGACGCTGCGGCACGCCTGGGGCATGACCGAAACGCACCCTATCGGCACGGTCAGCAACATGCCGCCGGGCGTGGAACTGACCAGCGACGAGGGCTTTGCACTCCAGGCCAAGCAGGGTCGGCAGGTACCCTTGATCGAACTGGCGCTGCTGAGTGACGACGGCGAGCGCCTGCCGCATGACGGGCAGACGATGGGCCGCCTGATGATTCGCGGCCCCTGGGTCACGGCGAGCTACCACGGCGGCGTGGGGCAGGATAATTTCGTGACGCTGGGCGGCAAGCTGTGGTTCGATACCGGTGACATCGCCACGCTGGACGCACGCGGTTACATGCACATTCAGGACCGCAGCAAAGACCTGATCAAATCAGGCGGCGAGTGGATTTCCAGCGTCGATCTGGAAAACGCGCTGATGGCACATCCGGCAGTGGCTCAGGCCGCCGTTATCGCCATCGACGATCCGAAGTGGGACGAGCGCCCGCTGGCCGTGCTGGTGCTGCGCCCCGGAGCCGAGCGCCCCAGCAGCAGCGAACTGCACGAGTTTTTGGTGCCGAAATTCGCCAAATGGTGGCTGCCCGACGCCTATGAGGTGGTCGAGAG